From Halanaerobium saccharolyticum subsp. saccharolyticum DSM 6643:
AGCAGCCTCAGCTGCTATTAATTTAAATTTGTCTTAAATGATCTTTGATTTTCTTAATAATTAAATCATTTGCTATTTCATTTAATCCTCCATGTGGAATAATAATATCCGCCTGATACTTACTTGGCTCAACATATTTTTGATGCATTGGTTTTACTGTTCTTAAATATTGACTTTTAACAGATTCAAAAGTTCTATCTCGCTCTTTAATATCTCTGCTAATTCTTCTCAACAATCTAATATCTGCATCAGTATCAACATATATTTTTAAATCAAACAGCTCTTTTAGCTTCTCATAATGAAAAAGCAAAATACCTTCAACTATGATTATTGGTGCTGGTTTAACTTTTTTAGTCTTATCTAAACGTTCATTAGTTTTATAGGAATAAACCGGTCTCTCTATAGCCTTTCCGATTTTTAACTCTTTGAGCTGCTTAATTAATAAATCAGTTTCAAAAGAATCTGGATGGTCAAAATTAATTTTGTGATCTGCTACCTTAAAATGACTTCTATCATAATAATAATAATCGTGTTTTAAAATTGTAACTTTATCTTGAAAAGAATCTTTTAATATTTTGGCAAGTGTTGTTTTCCCAGAAGCAGTTCCTCCTGCTATTCCAATTAAAAGTGAACTCATACGTTTAACCCCTTTTATAAATTATTATCTTAAACCTTAAAATAAATGTTTTAATTTATTTAATTATTATCCCTTAAATCTGAAAGACATTCTTGACAGATATAATTATCTTTATATGTATTTAAATTAGATTTGGCTCCACAAAAAACACATTGATGATCAGCAGAACTATGTTCTGAACTAGCTTCATCATCACCATATATTCTTTTTCTTAAATCTTTAATCATTTCCCTTTCAGCATTTAAACTTTCATTTGTTTTTTTATTTTTCATAAAAAATAAATCCTCCCATTAGATAAATAATTTCTCAGCAATTTCCAAAATTAAATCTTCTTTTAACTGTTTAGGCAGCAAACTACTCGTTTTAATAAACGCTGGAAGCTTCCTAGTTAAATCCTTGTCTTTTTTCTGATAGTTTTCTCTAACAAGCCTTAATAATTCTTCAAAAGTATAAATCTTATATCTATCAATTTTTAAATAAGCTGCTAATTCTTCTAACAATCTAGTTACAATTACTGTATAATTTGATTGATAATCAATTTCTAATAAATTAACTAATTTCGGAATTGAATTTTCAAAAAAAGAACGAAGATATGGTTCTTCAGCAAGTGAAAGTTGTTTTAATAATCTTTTTATAGTTTTTTTATCAAGATTTAATAAATAATTAATAAAAAAACCTTCATCTTTTTTTATATTCAAGTAATATTTATTCCCATCCAAATTTTTGAAATATTTCATTGTATCATAATAACCCATCTTAATATTTTTCCGAGCATTTTCTTGATCAAAATTAAGCATTCTTCCTAATTCTTGGCTGGGATTAATAAAAATCATTTCTTTATCATCATCAATCTGCTTTTCTATATTTCCTAAGCCATAAGTTCTAATTGCAATAATTTTTTTATAACCTTTATTCAAAAGAGTATTTAATGGTAAATTATCATAAAAACCACCATCAACTAAAATTTTACCATCTATTCGCTGCATTTTAAAAGCGGGCAAATAGGAACTAGCCATAATATAATCGATAACTTTTCCCTGAGGGATATCATCAATGAATAATTCTAATGGTTTTAAATCACTTAATGATAAAGTAACAATAGCAAAATCTATCTCAGAATTCCTTAATTTTTCTTCATCAATATTATTTTTTAAAATTTCCTTTAGAAAAGAATTATCTAAACCTCGATTTTGTAGAACCTCTTTAGCTTTTTTAATAAAATAAGAAATATTATCCTGATTAATACTTAAACTTAAAATTTCAGATAGATACTTATCTTCAATATCTAGCACTTTAGAAGTAGAAATGTTATACCAGTAATCATAGGCAATATCAAGTTTGTTTTGCACAAACATGGCACCATTCATTGCCCCAACAGAAGTACCTGCCACAGCTTCTATTTCAACATTTAATTCTTCTAAAGCTTTTAAGGCTCCAATATGATAGGCGCCCTTAGCTCCTCCACCTTCAAGTACTAATCCATACATATAAATTCTCCTAGTTTAAGTTTGACTAAACTTAATAAAAGAAACAGCAAACAATTAAAAACCAAAGCAATATTGTTTTTCATCAAGTGAATTTAACTATATTTTAATAAATTCCTTAAATTAAGTCAAAGTAAAATTCAGTTATTGTTCTGTATTTTTCCCCTGGTCTTAAAATAGTTGTTGGAAAATTTTTATGATTTGGAGAATCGGGAAAATGTTGAGTTTCTAAACATAACCCACCCCTTTTTCTATATTTTTTGTTATCTTTAGCAGTTTCACTTGTAGAAATTCCATTACCAGAATAGAATTGAATCCCTGGCTCTGTGGTCCAGACTTCCAATTGTCTTCCACTCTGAATTTCTATTACTCTAGCTGCAAGTTCTAAATCATTATCTTCTTTATTTAATATCCAATTATGATCATAACCGCCTGTAATATTTAACTGTTCAGTATCTACATCAATTTCTTTTCCAAGTTCTCCAATTACAGTAAAATCAAAGGGAGTATCCTCTACAGCTTTAATTTCACCGGTAGGTATCATTCCTTCATTGACTGGAGTAAAGTAGTCTGCATTGATGTATAATAGATGATCTTCTATATTACCTTCCCCATGCCCTTTCAAATTAAAGTAGCTGTGTTGGGTTAAATTAACTACGGTGCTCTGATCTGTTTCAGCTCTATATTCTACTCTCAATTTATTATCCTCACTTAGAGTATAGTAAACAGCTACTTTTAAATTACCTGGAAAACCACTTTCTTTATCTTGGCTTAAATAAGTTAATTTAAGTCCTTTTTCGCCATCAAGTACTGTTTCCTTTGTCGTCCACAATTGAGAATTAAAGCCCTCTTTTCCTCCGTGCAGACAACAGGGATGGCCAGCAGGTTCTTCATTAATATCCAACTGATATGAATTATCTTCAATTTCAAATTTACCTTCTGCAATTCTATTCCCATAACGACCGATCAAGGCTCCAAAATAATTGGGATCATCAAAATATTGTTCTAACTTATCATAACCTAAAACTATATCCTCTAAATTTCCATCCCGATCCGGAACAAAAAGCCTGACAATAACTCCACCATAATTTGTTATTTCTACCCTCATCCCATTCTCATTTTCTAAAGTATATAAATCAGCAGTTCGACCATCTTCTAGTTTCCCAAACTTTTTTTTGCTGATACTTATTTCACTCATCAAATAACCTCCAGTTTTTACTCTAAAACTAAGCTATTAAATTAAAATCTATATTATCTACTTCATTTTTTAAAGAAAGTAAAATCAAAAAAGACAGCACAATCTTAAAAGAATCTGATAAGTACTGTCTAGATATT
This genomic window contains:
- the udk gene encoding uridine kinase codes for the protein MSSLLIGIAGGTASGKTTLAKILKDSFQDKVTILKHDYYYYDRSHFKVADHKINFDHPDSFETDLLIKQLKELKIGKAIERPVYSYKTNERLDKTKKVKPAPIIIVEGILLFHYEKLKELFDLKIYVDTDADIRLLRRISRDIKERDRTFESVKSQYLRTVKPMHQKYVEPSKYQADIIIPHGGLNEIANDLIIKKIKDHLRQI
- a CDS encoding patatin-like phospholipase family protein translates to MYGLVLEGGGAKGAYHIGALKALEELNVEIEAVAGTSVGAMNGAMFVQNKLDIAYDYWYNISTSKVLDIEDKYLSEILSLSINQDNISYFIKKAKEVLQNRGLDNSFLKEILKNNIDEEKLRNSEIDFAIVTLSLSDLKPLELFIDDIPQGKVIDYIMASSYLPAFKMQRIDGKILVDGGFYDNLPLNTLLNKGYKKIIAIRTYGLGNIEKQIDDDKEMIFINPSQELGRMLNFDQENARKNIKMGYYDTMKYFKNLDGNKYYLNIKKDEGFFINYLLNLDKKTIKRLLKQLSLAEEPYLRSFFENSIPKLVNLLEIDYQSNYTVIVTRLLEELAAYLKIDRYKIYTFEELLRLVRENYQKKDKDLTRKLPAFIKTSSLLPKQLKEDLILEIAEKLFI
- a CDS encoding aldose epimerase family protein, coding for MSEISISKKKFGKLEDGRTADLYTLENENGMRVEITNYGGVIVRLFVPDRDGNLEDIVLGYDKLEQYFDDPNYFGALIGRYGNRIAEGKFEIEDNSYQLDINEEPAGHPCCLHGGKEGFNSQLWTTKETVLDGEKGLKLTYLSQDKESGFPGNLKVAVYYTLSEDNKLRVEYRAETDQSTVVNLTQHSYFNLKGHGEGNIEDHLLYINADYFTPVNEGMIPTGEIKAVEDTPFDFTVIGELGKEIDVDTEQLNITGGYDHNWILNKEDNDLELAARVIEIQSGRQLEVWTTEPGIQFYSGNGISTSETAKDNKKYRKRGGLCLETQHFPDSPNHKNFPTTILRPGEKYRTITEFYFDLI